One bacterium genomic region harbors:
- a CDS encoding heavy-metal-associated domain-containing protein, producing MEKTSIYLSGLTCDNCARTVTRALLAITGVDSAEVSADFEWAEVIYDPELTNPDEMAKAVEAAGYGAEL from the coding sequence ATGGAAAAAACGAGCATATATCTCTCCGGCCTGACCTGCGACAACTGCGCCCGGACGGTCACCCGCGCCCTTCTGGCGATTACCGGCGTGGATTCGGCCGAGGTGAGCGCGGATTTCGAGTGGGCGGAAGTCATCTACGACCCCGAGCTGACCAACCCCGACGAGATGGCGAAGGCCGTCGAGGCCGCGGGATACGGGGCCGAGCTCTAG
- a CDS encoding Ig-like domain-containing protein yields MRFLTLILVLSVSLAFGAVLYTNAPGDLGQVVPGGGYTCLPPPSNDILWENPFDFALCTNGYNSSDGYRCDDDFVLDDDATIEGFTCWSIFTGGHPQPFEVTVWVDSGGAPGDEVWSETISDVTDTDTGYSGWGYTMYQTDMVPADTFDLDAGTYWVEFFWTSSYFYWLVENGGNFRQNGSPMGVSGFFAVSGGSWYPEFPPYVRDMNPDDGDTGVSVDTDIVFYCVCDIRPVDTDTIVFTVEDQSLRPGGRVRVSDSALAVGRVNPHPAGEISGTLDIDDTDRLDVVCTFTPDEDLPVDLIRCTVAAGLADDRGNETADDFIWTFTTGNYSVEDTTWGAIKAGL; encoded by the coding sequence ATGAGATTTCTTACGCTTATCTTGGTTCTCTCCGTCAGCTTGGCCTTCGGGGCCGTGCTGTACACGAACGCCCCCGGCGATCTCGGACAGGTCGTGCCCGGCGGCGGCTACACCTGCCTGCCGCCCCCCTCGAACGACATTCTCTGGGAGAACCCCTTCGATTTCGCCCTGTGCACCAACGGCTACAACAGCAGCGACGGCTACCGTTGCGACGACGACTTCGTCCTCGACGACGACGCCACCATCGAGGGTTTCACCTGCTGGAGCATCTTCACCGGCGGCCATCCCCAGCCCTTCGAAGTGACCGTCTGGGTTGACTCCGGCGGCGCTCCGGGCGACGAGGTCTGGAGCGAAACCATCTCCGACGTCACCGACACCGACACCGGCTACAGCGGCTGGGGCTACACCATGTATCAGACCGACATGGTGCCGGCCGACACCTTCGATCTCGACGCCGGCACCTACTGGGTTGAGTTCTTCTGGACCTCGAGCTACTTCTACTGGCTCGTCGAGAACGGCGGGAATTTTCGCCAGAACGGCAGCCCCATGGGTGTCTCCGGCTTCTTCGCGGTCAGCGGCGGCTCCTGGTACCCCGAATTCCCGCCTTACGTGCGCGATATGAACCCCGATGACGGGGATACTGGTGTGTCGGTGGATACGGATATCGTGTTTTACTGTGTATGTGATATACGTCCAGTCGACACCGACACGATCGTGTTCACCGTGGAGGATCAGTCGCTACGTCCGGGCGGCAGGGTTCGGGTTTCGGATTCAGCCCTGGCCGTGGGTCGGGTTAATCCGCATCCGGCGGGCGAGATTTCGGGCACGCTCGACATTGACGACACCGACCGCTTGGACGTCGTCTGCACGTTCACCCCCGACGAGGACCTGCCGGTTGACCTGATAAGGTGCACCGTGGCCGCCGGCCTAGCCGACGACAGGGGCAACGAGACGGCCGACGACTTCATCTGGACCTTCACCACGGGGAATTACAGCGTTGAGGACACCACCTGGGGGGCGATAAAAGCGGGGCTCTGA